The Metabacillus litoralis genome contains a region encoding:
- a CDS encoding SpoIID/LytB domain-containing protein: MKRIILLLLFVFIYSNHENVYASELLKIKLKNYIGDKEELTIQVKGRYTTMNGIEEFREGAKFIVTAKKGSILLTNQNEKLTFKDSLVLIPDQYDQDHIITVNDKKYLGAMEFMIEDGKYIRPINQIPIEDYLKGVVPFEVYPSWKLETLKAQALAARTYTMTHMDKEMDDTIQFQVYGGYEWFERASKAVEETKGEIITFENKPINAYYSASNGGVTENNKNVWGETAKAYFPIKKDPYDPIQPWTLTLQKEQLFLKNIGASKMTWWDMLEEKDPSIAEPMKNRLKKQGFAGDLKILSISNLDILPNLNESNRAKKGSIKIEFLRRLIEGTILYEVVELKDTEIDRIRPLIGGSSFKSYLIDTFEEHDRYYVIKGRGFGHGVGMSQWGASIMADKGYSYREIIDHYYPGTTIKKIDDIQKDEEKKGETSKSSEGNSGS, from the coding sequence ATGAAACGTATAATCTTACTGTTGCTATTTGTATTTATATATTCTAATCATGAAAATGTCTATGCGAGTGAACTATTAAAGATAAAGTTAAAAAATTACATAGGAGACAAAGAGGAACTGACAATACAGGTCAAAGGTAGATATACAACAATGAATGGTATTGAAGAGTTTAGAGAAGGAGCTAAATTCATAGTAACTGCAAAAAAAGGTTCTATTTTATTGACAAATCAAAATGAAAAACTAACATTTAAAGATTCCTTAGTATTAATACCAGATCAATATGACCAAGACCATATTATAACAGTGAATGATAAAAAATACCTTGGTGCAATGGAATTTATGATTGAAGATGGTAAATACATCAGACCTATTAATCAAATCCCTATAGAGGATTATTTAAAAGGTGTTGTTCCGTTTGAGGTATATCCCTCGTGGAAGCTAGAAACCTTAAAGGCCCAGGCACTTGCTGCCAGAACGTACACTATGACACATATGGACAAGGAAATGGATGATACCATTCAATTTCAAGTCTATGGAGGGTATGAGTGGTTCGAACGGGCTTCAAAAGCAGTTGAAGAAACAAAAGGTGAAATCATTACATTTGAAAATAAGCCCATCAATGCTTATTATTCGGCAAGTAACGGTGGTGTTACTGAGAACAATAAGAATGTATGGGGAGAAACAGCAAAAGCTTATTTTCCAATAAAGAAAGACCCGTACGATCCTATTCAACCATGGACACTTACTTTACAGAAAGAGCAGCTATTTTTGAAAAATATAGGCGCTTCTAAGATGACTTGGTGGGATATGTTAGAAGAAAAAGATCCTTCTATAGCAGAACCCATGAAAAACAGGCTGAAGAAACAAGGTTTTGCAGGGGATTTAAAAATCTTATCCATTTCAAATCTGGATATATTACCAAATTTAAATGAATCAAATCGTGCAAAAAAAGGTTCAATCAAAATAGAATTTTTAAGACGTTTAATCGAAGGAACCATTCTGTATGAAGTTGTTGAACTCAAAGATACGGAAATTGATCGAATAAGGCCTCTAATAGGAGGATCCTCCTTTAAAAGCTACTTAATTGATACATTTGAAGAACATGATCGTTATTATGTGATAAAAGGTAGAGGATTTGGTCATGGTGTAGGAATGAGTCAATGGGGCGCAAGTATAATGGCTGATAAGGGATACTCTTATAGAGAGATCATCGATCATTATTATCCAGGAACAACGATTAAGAAAATAGATGATATACAAAAGGACGAGGAGAAAAAAGGGGAGACGAGTAAGAGTAGTGAAGGCAATAGTGGAAGCTGA
- the rfbG gene encoding CDP-glucose 4,6-dehydratase produces MTINFVDTFKDRTVLVTGHTGFKGTWLTIWLNMLGAKVIGYSLDPLTNKDLFVLSGIENKITDIRGDIRDQHAIENVFEQYRPEIVFHLAAQPLVKYSYSHPKETYDVNVMGTMNILEAIRKTDETRVGIFITTDKCYENKEWVWGYREIDPVGGYDPYSSSKACSELLVASYRNSYFNEKNFSEHGKIISTVRAGNVIGGGDWAEDRIVPDSVRAIEKRKPISIRSPKSIRPWQHVLEPLSGYLLLTSQILTHGPAFSGAWNFGPGEEGNVSVENLVSLLVDIWGEGTWEINQQADVHEANLLSLDISKAKHQLNWLPKWNIHETIEKTVHWYKSYKNCDIYNLCTNQIVDYCRE; encoded by the coding sequence ATGACCATTAATTTTGTGGACACATTTAAAGATCGGACAGTTCTTGTGACAGGTCACACAGGCTTTAAGGGTACATGGCTAACGATATGGTTAAACATGCTTGGTGCTAAAGTGATTGGTTATTCCTTAGATCCATTAACAAATAAAGACCTATTTGTTCTATCAGGTATTGAAAATAAGATAACTGATATAAGAGGGGACATTAGAGATCAACATGCAATAGAAAATGTTTTTGAGCAATATCGTCCAGAAATAGTTTTTCATTTAGCAGCGCAACCTTTAGTGAAATATTCATATAGCCACCCTAAAGAAACATATGACGTAAATGTAATGGGGACAATGAATATCCTAGAAGCGATAAGAAAAACTGACGAAACAAGGGTAGGTATTTTTATTACAACAGACAAATGTTATGAAAATAAAGAATGGGTATGGGGGTATCGAGAAATTGATCCAGTAGGAGGGTATGATCCATATAGTTCCAGTAAAGCTTGCAGCGAACTATTAGTAGCTTCCTATCGAAATTCATATTTCAATGAGAAGAATTTTAGTGAACATGGAAAGATCATCTCAACAGTTAGGGCAGGCAATGTGATTGGAGGAGGAGATTGGGCAGAAGATCGAATTGTTCCGGACAGTGTACGTGCAATAGAAAAAAGGAAACCGATTTCCATTCGATCACCAAAATCAATTCGTCCTTGGCAACATGTGTTAGAACCATTGAGCGGATATCTTTTATTAACATCACAAATTCTTACACATGGCCCGGCTTTTTCTGGGGCTTGGAACTTTGGTCCTGGAGAAGAAGGAAATGTTTCGGTAGAAAATCTTGTAAGCTTATTAGTGGATATTTGGGGAGAAGGAACGTGGGAAATAAATCAACAAGCAGATGTTCATGAAGCAAACCTTTTAAGCTTAGATATAAGTAAAGCAAAACATCAATTAAACTGGTTGCCTAAATGGAACATTCATGAAACTATTGAAAAAACCGTTCATTGGTATAAATCCTATAAAAATTGTGATATTTACAATTTATGTACAAATCAAATAGTGGACTATTGTCGAGAGTAA
- a CDS encoding NAD-dependent epimerase/dehydratase family protein, producing the protein MIQNTLANKKILVTGGYGFIGSHLISRLYKECEVAVFTRKTSNPWRLRNALSQIQQFTGDISNYSDIENAIKQFQPHVIFHFAAYGVNSRNDNYLDAIRTNIEGTANLIFSAQYSKNLEKIINLGSSSEYGETDEAIHEEMMLKPIDVYGSTKASATLIAHQLATQLGINIITFRPFNLFGESEESHKLFSYVIQQILQNKEVLLTPCDQLRDYCYIQNIINAFLLAVVNPEIKNEIFNIGSGQVYPIKYFVDTIFSHMNTNLQPQYGALKYRENERMTPQPNISKVKNLLGWQPNISLEEGILRTINWYRQNEYGIGGGLINDH; encoded by the coding sequence ATGATTCAAAACACACTTGCCAATAAAAAAATACTTGTAACAGGTGGATATGGTTTTATTGGTTCTCACCTTATAAGCAGACTTTACAAAGAATGTGAGGTTGCCGTCTTTACAAGAAAAACCTCAAACCCATGGCGATTAAGAAATGCTTTATCTCAAATCCAACAATTTACAGGTGATATATCTAATTATTCTGATATAGAGAATGCTATTAAGCAATTTCAACCACATGTTATTTTTCATTTCGCTGCATATGGGGTTAACAGTAGGAATGACAACTACCTAGATGCTATTCGAACAAATATAGAAGGAACTGCCAATCTCATTTTTTCAGCACAATACAGTAAAAATCTTGAAAAAATTATTAATCTTGGCTCTAGTTCAGAGTATGGTGAAACTGATGAAGCTATTCATGAGGAAATGATGCTAAAACCAATAGATGTATATGGTAGTACAAAAGCATCAGCCACTTTAATTGCCCATCAGTTAGCTACTCAGCTAGGGATAAATATTATTACATTTAGGCCGTTTAATTTGTTTGGAGAATCAGAAGAATCTCATAAGTTATTTAGTTATGTTATTCAACAAATCTTACAGAACAAAGAAGTTTTGTTAACGCCATGCGACCAACTAAGGGATTATTGCTATATTCAAAATATAATTAATGCATTTTTACTAGCTGTAGTAAACCCAGAAATTAAGAACGAGATTTTTAATATTGGAAGTGGTCAAGTATATCCAATTAAATATTTTGTTGATACTATTTTTTCTCATATGAATACAAACCTACAACCACAATATGGGGCATTGAAATATAGGGAAAATGAACGAATGACACCACAACCCAATATCTCTAAAGTTAAAAATCTATTAGGTTGGCAACCTAACATCTCTTTAGAAGAAGGGATTCTTCGCACAATAAATTGGTATAGACAAAACGAATACGGAATAGGAGGGGGATTGATCAATGACCATTAA